TCAGAGCTGCAGGCCCCTCCCGGGTGTCAGAGCTGCAGGCCCCTCCCGGGTGTCAGGACACTGACTGGAAAGGCTCCCCCACATCCCTGAACTCCAAAGGGTATGTCCTTTGGTGCTTTTTTTTggctctgtctgccaggctggagtgcagttgtggtactcaagccatcctcccacgtcagccttctgagtagctcggtctacaggtgcacaccaccgtgcccagagagtttttagttttctgtaaagacagggtctcactgtgttgcccaggctggtctggaactcttgggctcaggtgatcccccacaCATGGCAGCTTTGACACTTGACCATTTCCTCCCAAACTCTACCCTGACACTGGCTCTGTGTCCCAGAGACTTCATCAGAAGCTGGTAGAAGGGCTGTGAAGTGTGTCGCAGTGGGAACTGCCGGTCAGCCCACAGCTGGCCTGCCTGCCTGCACGCCCACCTTGGCCCCGATCTTGGCAGGGAGGGGGCGTGTATCGGACTCTGGGGAGAGCAGCTGCCTGCGCTGGCAGGGTCCTCCCGTCTCAGGGTTAACGTTCTCAGCTGTATTTGATTTCTCCTCAGCCAGAGGGGGTAAGATGGCCCTTCCCGGAAGCACAGGTGGGCTGTGTGTCGGAGGCCCTGGACAGCCTGTGCCTCTGCCGGGCCTCCCAGCAGGGGTGGCTCTCGCCTCTCTGGAGGGGAGACCCCAGGAACCGGCCCCGCCCTCAGCCACAGCCTCACAGGTTCCGTGTGTTTCTCGGGGTCTGGGGCGGGCACAGGCTCTGTGGGTGCACACGGCACGGTCAGGCTCCCATCCTTCTAGAAGGCTGCAGAGTGGCGTGTGGGCAGCTGTGTGACGCGGCCCCAGATCTCCATCTGGCCTGGCCTGCAGCAGCTCTCTAGGCCCTCTGCTACCTCCCCTGCCTACCTTTGGGTAGACGTCCTCTTGACCTTTTCTTCTATGGTAAAGCAAAAGTGTGTGATCTCTTTTCTCACCAAGGAATAAAACGTCTCTGAATACTACAGACGTGATGCCGGGCTTTTGGGGGCTGGGGGGCATCCTATGGCTCTGAGGGAGGAGCCCTGTGGGTGCCGACATCGGGCCCTGGGCCCTGCACCGAGACATCCCCTCAGCTCACCCCAGGCGGCTGGGCATGCTGGGAAATCCTCCCAGACTGTGTGTGTGAATCATGctgtttcttctctattttctctctctgtctgtttatttttgttgtgtgtcACTCTGACCAGCCGGCCGCCCTGTCTCTTCCCTCCATGCTCCGCTTCGCCCGCTGCCGGCCAGAGGTGACCAGGTCCGGCTCTCAGCACGGCCGCCGGCCGGGGGGCCATGGGGAGCTCCGCCTCCTCCCTGGCCGCAGAGACCGAGTCGGACCACAGCTTCCCCCGGGGGCCGCCCTACCCAGGTCCCCCGGCAGCGGCTGGCTGGTGTAGGAGCGGCCCAGGGGGGCCCGTCTGGGGAGGTGCCCTGGTCAGCCGGCAGCACCAGCCCCCACGGCCCCGGGCCCGAAGGTAAGAGGTGGGGACGGGTGGCCCCGGAGGGGTCCCGGGGGCAGAGGGCCTCTTTGTCAGGGTGCCCCCTCCTTGGCAGAGGTGCTTGCAGAGAAGTGGGTCCCTGCTCCTTCCAGTTGTAGCAGCTCTTCCCAGGGTGCAGAAGCTGAGCAGGTCTGGGACCCCGGCCTCGGCCTGGCTGGTCGTGGGTGGGAACTGGGGCTTGTGCACCCAATCCCTGCGGCCCTGTTTCTCACAGGCTGTGCTGCTGCACACAGAGAAGCTGCTCCTGAACCTTCGCTTTGGGCTGGGGTCGCTGGCGGCTGCATGCTCTGGGCATGCTGCTTGCTGCCCACGGTTTCAGAGCTGCCAGCACTCGCTGGGCTCCACCTGCTGCCCCTCCGGGGGTCACAGGCCACATGGCTTGGTGGCCGAACTCCACGTGCTGGCTTTTCACAACTGTTACCACGGCCTTGGCTACCCGCTGCGTCCCTTGGGAGCCCCCACTGGGTTCTGGGGTGCCTGGTGTGGAGGCAGCCCAGGCGGCGAGGTCTGGACTAGCTGGATACCACCGATGCTCCTGCCGTCACCCCGTCCTGGCCCTCACAGGAGGCAGGGACTCGGGCCCGGGGCCTCACGGCCAGTGCTACAGTGGCAGCTCTTGCTCTCACAGAGGGTCCAGGCCTGGCCTCTGCAGGCAACGTGCCTGCATCTCACGCTGGAAAGGGCCTGTCAGGCTGCACCTGGCAGCAGCTTCCTGCAGACCCAGCTCCCACGTGGGATGGCATCCTGCTGTCTGCTGGCCCCCAGGTGGGGGGGATGGGTGTGGAGCTGCAGGCAGTGGGCAAGGCCATGACAGGTGGCCAGGCCTGGGGACCAGCCTCCAGGTGGCATCTAAGCTGAGGCCTGAGCTCCGGCCGACAGGGCTGAGGATGCAGGGTATTAGCCAGGGCCCGTGTGGGAGAGCCCTGGATCCCCATCTGAGAGTTACCCCGATGGACAGGGAGGAGCCCTGTCTGGGTTACCCCGATGGACAGGGAGATGTGGCAGAGGTGGGGCCGTGGGGGGCCTGGTGCTCCTCCTGCATGTGGTGGCACCGGAGCGCCTCCCAGTTCCTGGTGTTACTGTCCCAGCCGCCTCCCAGTGAGCGTCTCCACGTGCGCCaacaacagctttattgaggtagaaCTTACCGGATTCACCTGTTATAAGACTGCAGTTCAGTCACTCTCAGCCGTTTGTAGAGTTGTACAGCCGTCATTGCAGTGCAGTGTTATAGCATCCCACAACCCAGAGAGACCCCCGCATCCCCACACTCCAGCGTTACAGCATCCCGCAGCCCAGAGGGACCCCCAGCCCCACACTCCAGCGTTACAGCATCCCGCAACCCAGAGGGACCCCCATCCCCACAGTCCAGCGTTACAGCATCCCACAACCCAGGGGGACCCCCATCCCCACAGTCCAGCGTTACAGCATCCCACAACCCAGAGGGACCCCCATCCCCACAGTCCAGCGTTACAGCATCCCACAACCCAGAGGGACCCCCATCCCCACAGTCCAGCGTTACAGCATCCCACAACCCAGAGGGACCCCCAGCCCCACAGTCCAGCGTTACAGCATCCTGCAACCCAGAGGGACCCCCGCATCCCTACACTCCAGCGTTACAGCATCCCGCAACCCAGAGAGACCTCCAGCCCTACAGTCCAGCGTTACAGCATCCCACAACCCAGAGGGACCCCCAGCCCCACAGTCCAGTATCACAGCATCCCGCAGCCCAGAGGGACCCCCCCATCCCCACAGTCCAGTGTTACAGCATCCCGCAACCCAGAGGGACCCCCGCATCCCCACAGTCCAGCGTTACAGCATCCTGCAACCCAGAGGGACCCCCAGCCCCACAGTCCAGCATCAAGGCATCCCGCAGCCCAGAGGGACCCCCAGCCCCGGACGGCCACTGACCGGCTTCCTGTCTGGGTTTGCCTTGTGCAGAAGGTGCGTGGATGTGGAGCCACAGGATGTAGGGCCCCGTGTCTGGCCTCTTCACTTGGCACCGTGCCTCCGGGTTCATGCACGTGCAGCCCGAGGCAGTTTCATTCACTGCTCCGTTGCGGGACGAACCACATTTTATCTGTTCATGGACACTGGGACTGCTTCCACGTGGTTTCTGTGGACaatgctgtgaacattctttATGAGGTTTTGCGTGGACCTGTTTCCACTTACCTTGCgtagatacctaggagtgggattgatGGGGCGTGTGGTGAACTTCTGTAACGTCCTGAGGAACTGCCAAGCCGTCTTCCACAGCGGCTGCCTCACCTGGTTCCCACCCGCAAGGCCCTTGACAGCTCCTGCTGTTGTCTGTCCTTGTGATTCTGGCCATCCCAGGGGGTGGCAGCTGGTATCTGCTTGGCTTTAATCTGCGTTTCCCTGGTGGCCAGCCTTGTGGggcctctctccctgtctcatCCACCTATGCCTgtcttcttttcattcattcacttatttatttatttagagacagggtctcactctgtcacccaggctggagtgcagtggtgtgatgacagcttgctgcagcttctacttcctgggttcaaaggaacctcccatctcagcctcccaagtagctggaactacaggcgtgcaccaccacagctggttaatttaaaaaaaaaaatcggccaggcgcggtggctcacacctgtaatcccaacactttgggaggccgaggtgggtggatcttgtgaggtcaggagttcaagaccagcctggccaacatggtgaaaccccatctctactaaaacaaaaattagctgggcgtggtggcgggcacctataatcctagctactagggaggcagaagcaggagaatcccttgaacccgggaggcagaggttgcagtgagccaggattgcaccactgtactccagcgtgggcaacagagtgagactccgtctcaaaataaaataaaataaaataagaatacaaacCCTGAGCTTgagggtcgaggctgcagtgagctgtgatcgcaccaccgcaGCCCAActtgggcgacacagtgagacgctgtctcaaaaaaacttacagaaaaatgt
The genomic region above belongs to Chlorocebus sabaeus isolate Y175 chromosome 5, mChlSab1.0.hap1, whole genome shotgun sequence and contains:
- the LOC140711637 gene encoding uncharacterized protein, which codes for MDREMWQRWGRGGPGAPPACGGTGAPPSSWCYCPSRLPVSVSTCANNSFIEVELTGFTCYKTAVQSLSAVCRVVQPSLQCSVIASHNPERPPHPHTPALQHPAAQRDPQPHTPALQHPATQRDPHPHSPALQHPTTQGDPHPHSPALQHPTTQRDPHPHSPALQHPTTQRDPHPHSPALQHPTTQRDPQPHSPALQHPATQRDPRIPTLQRYSIPQPRETSSPTVQRYSIPQPRGTPSPTVQYHSIPQPRGTPPSPQSSVTASRNPEGPPHPHSPALQHPATQRDPQPHSPASRHPAAQRDPQPRTATDRLPVWVCLVQKVRGCGATGCRAPCLASSLGTVPPGSCTCSPRQFHSLLRCGTNHILSVHGHWDCFHVVSVDNAVNILYEVLRGPVSTYLA